In one window of Phycisphaerales bacterium DNA:
- a CDS encoding MFS transporter, protein MDGPTDTDVARPERAPQVPVALDVEGEAAIASSHAATDDVSPVTTPLKSHATEPQPAPAPAAPPGTSRLGVLRHSHFRTVWIAAFFSFVGNWFEFVGTQWVVTAKTGSMEWMSILGAAQLVPTFVLGLLGGIVADRMNRKKLLLVTQVAMMLIAVGFAVVVHVYRDLPDAPKGSTTPPEEVKPLLYWLVVLCTAQGIAIAFNNPAWQVLVPRLVPRDELIRAITLQGISFNAARAIGPAVGGLIMGAWSPMALFVINAVSFVGVMFAVMTTPDAPAPAPEPNWWRKVWEDTKAAASFVWHRPGPRAAFLACVVFGVFATPILRFLSLFVSNVYHLQEKTFGVLTGVMGVGAVVGGLAMKLVPAWYPRHHFIPLSVLLGGVWILLFSIATNVWIAGAVMFFVGWFWMWSFNSAMSSLQMLVDDSMRGRALAVCNTVALGLMPAGYFAASAIGHAGTEVVRRVSPSMVEDAEGLSVQIGVGACAVMLIVAGWVMMTYRTPEVDGLKPGDPGYDRVPGFWRGLTAAAHKPRATQPA, encoded by the coding sequence ATGGATGGTCCAACTGACACCGACGTCGCGCGCCCCGAGCGGGCGCCGCAGGTGCCGGTTGCGCTCGACGTGGAGGGCGAGGCGGCGATCGCGTCATCGCACGCCGCGACGGATGATGTTTCGCCGGTCACAACGCCACTGAAGTCGCACGCCACAGAGCCTCAGCCCGCACCAGCCCCCGCCGCACCGCCGGGAACCAGCCGCCTTGGCGTGCTCCGCCACTCCCACTTCCGCACTGTCTGGATCGCGGCGTTCTTCTCCTTCGTCGGCAACTGGTTCGAGTTCGTCGGCACGCAGTGGGTCGTCACCGCCAAGACCGGAAGCATGGAGTGGATGAGCATCCTGGGCGCGGCCCAGCTCGTGCCCACCTTCGTGCTCGGCCTGCTCGGCGGGATCGTCGCCGACCGCATGAACCGCAAGAAGCTCCTGCTGGTGACGCAGGTGGCCATGATGCTCATCGCGGTGGGCTTCGCGGTGGTGGTGCACGTATACCGCGACCTGCCCGACGCGCCCAAGGGATCGACCACGCCCCCGGAGGAAGTGAAGCCGCTGCTGTACTGGCTGGTGGTGCTGTGCACCGCGCAGGGTATCGCGATCGCGTTCAACAATCCGGCGTGGCAGGTCCTGGTGCCCCGCCTGGTGCCGCGGGATGAACTGATCCGGGCCATCACGCTGCAGGGGATCAGCTTCAACGCGGCCCGCGCCATCGGCCCGGCCGTGGGCGGGCTGATCATGGGGGCGTGGAGCCCGATGGCGCTGTTCGTCATCAACGCCGTGAGCTTCGTGGGCGTGATGTTCGCGGTGATGACCACCCCCGACGCACCCGCCCCCGCGCCCGAGCCCAACTGGTGGCGCAAGGTGTGGGAGGACACCAAGGCCGCGGCGTCGTTCGTCTGGCACCGCCCCGGCCCCCGCGCCGCGTTCCTGGCCTGCGTGGTGTTCGGCGTGTTCGCGACGCCCATCCTTCGATTCCTGTCGCTGTTCGTGAGCAACGTCTACCACCTGCAGGAGAAGACCTTCGGCGTGCTGACGGGGGTCATGGGCGTCGGCGCGGTGGTGGGCGGCCTGGCGATGAAGCTGGTGCCCGCGTGGTACCCGCGCCACCACTTCATCCCGCTGTCAGTGCTGCTGGGAGGCGTTTGGATCCTGCTGTTCTCGATTGCGACCAACGTTTGGATCGCGGGCGCGGTGATGTTCTTCGTCGGCTGGTTCTGGATGTGGAGCTTCAATAGCGCGATGTCCAGCCTGCAGATGCTGGTGGATGACTCCATGCGCGGGCGGGCGCTCGCGGTGTGCAACACCGTGGCGCTGGGGCTCATGCCCGCGGGGTACTTCGCCGCGTCGGCGATCGGGCACGCGGGGACGGAGGTGGTCCGGCGCGTCAGCCCTTCCATGGTCGAGGACGCCGAGGGGCTCTCGGTGCAGATCGGCGTGGGCGCCTGCGCGGTCATGCTGATCGTCGCCGGATGGGTGATGATGACCTACCGAACGCCGGAGGTCGACGGCCTCAAGCCCGGCGACCCGGGGTACGACCGCGTGCCCGGCTTCTGGCGGGGGCTGACCGCGGCCGCACATAAGCCGCGGGCGACGCAGCCGGCGTGA